A window of the Nibribacter ruber genome harbors these coding sequences:
- a CDS encoding CcmD family protein gives MKMYKWILVLLLSWVATSTAPALAQSQSETTTAAASSSQVEMADVMRQDGKIYIVVAVLVTVLIGLLIYLISIDKKVARLEREIRQ, from the coding sequence ATGAAAATGTATAAATGGATTTTGGTGCTGCTCCTGTCATGGGTGGCCACTTCTACTGCTCCGGCGCTTGCCCAGTCTCAGTCAGAAACCACCACGGCGGCGGCCTCTTCTTCACAGGTTGAAATGGCCGACGTAATGCGTCAGGACGGCAAGATTTACATTGTAGTGGCGGTGTTGGTGACGGTGTTGATAGGCCTTCTGATTTACCTGATTTCCATTGACAAGAAAGTTGCCAGACTGGAGCGGGAGATAAGGCAATAA
- a CDS encoding cytochrome c maturation protein CcmE domain-containing protein, with translation MKKIHIIGILIIAAAITIIMSTASDASVYVPFSEAQARAQDGDDTKVHVVGRLKKDPQGHIVGMKYDPMIDPNYFSFVLVDTNRVEQTVVYYNPKPQDFDRSEQVVITGNMQGQMFVADKILLKCPSKYTENEVKAEDGKTASL, from the coding sequence ATGAAAAAGATACACATCATCGGAATTCTCATCATTGCTGCGGCCATCACCATCATCATGTCTACGGCGTCAGACGCGAGCGTGTACGTGCCATTCTCTGAGGCCCAGGCCCGCGCCCAGGACGGCGATGACACAAAAGTGCACGTAGTGGGCAGGCTGAAGAAAGACCCCCAAGGCCATATTGTTGGGATGAAATATGACCCCATGATTGACCCTAACTACTTCTCCTTTGTGCTGGTAGATACCAACCGCGTAGAGCAGACGGTGGTGTATTACAATCCCAAACCACAAGACTTTGACCGCTCTGAGCAAGTAGTGATCACCGGCAACATGCAGGGCCAGATGTTTGTGGCAGACAAGATCCTGCTCAAGTGTCCTTCAAAATACACAGAGAACGAGGTGAAAGCCGAAGACGGAAAAACGGCAAGCCTTTAG
- the ccsA gene encoding cytochrome c biogenesis protein CcsA: protein MVNTLIGDVGHISVIVAFVAALVSSFSFFFASRANSLESDQAAWRKMARGAFFVHALAVVGIIFALFNIIHEHRYEYHYAWSHSSNHLPVHFMISCFWEGQEGSFLLWIFWHAVLGLILIKYAKKWESPVMAVFSFVQLFLTSMILGVVIGDFKLGSSPFILMRDFMTDAPVFQMDPNFIPKDGTGLNPLLQNYWMVIHPPVLFLGFAATLVPFAFAIAGLWKKDFSSWTRPALPWALFAAGILGLGIMMGAYWAYETLNFGGYWNWDPVENAVYIPWLVLVGAIHTLLAYRKSKTALRATFILFITSFVLILYATFLTRSGILGNASVHSFTDLGMSGQLFTYLAAFLVLSIALLVYRWKYIPTTEKEVATYNGEFWVFIGAAVLCLGAFQVLVTTSIPVYNSFMGFIGVKTNMALPADQIAHYTKFQLWMGVGIALLSGTGQLLWWRKQNNGESISDVFTLPFIFTGLFTALLLLLSKTGNMGLADKINNPVYIVVLISGLFAFFSNLRVLFTLLQSKVAIAGGAVAHIGVALMLLGILFSSGYSNIISKNMSGLVYAREFGDDINRDNVLLWRNDATDMGPYKVTYKGQYLEVENLPEYVNKQMLFRLADEYKAVARGPLKDGDEVIYNAGDTINLTSPENTYYQVEYKHRESGDTFTLYPRAQVNKEMGLLASPDVKMMGTKDLYTHVSTIPDPNEAKEWGEMKEYEVKIGDTLFINDYVAVLKGIEAAKDTLMLQLKPGDVAVQADMQILGERRTYHAHPIYAIKDRMVGRVPEEIEDLGMRIMLLEINPDKGRFIIGINTTQKDYIILKAMEKPFISILWIGTIIMTIGFTMAIVRHYNDGKTKGGKAVSNKKTTVREKQIA from the coding sequence ATGGTTAACACGCTTATTGGTGATGTAGGGCATATTAGTGTGATTGTCGCGTTTGTGGCAGCATTGGTGTCTTCTTTTTCCTTCTTCTTCGCCTCCAGGGCAAACTCTTTAGAAAGTGACCAGGCCGCCTGGCGCAAAATGGCCCGCGGGGCTTTCTTTGTGCATGCCCTGGCCGTGGTGGGTATTATCTTCGCGCTGTTCAACATCATTCACGAGCACCGCTACGAGTACCATTACGCCTGGAGTCATTCCTCCAACCACCTGCCGGTGCATTTCATGATCTCCTGCTTCTGGGAAGGCCAGGAAGGGTCTTTCCTGCTCTGGATTTTCTGGCACGCAGTGTTGGGCTTGATTCTGATCAAATACGCTAAGAAGTGGGAAAGCCCGGTGATGGCAGTTTTCTCCTTCGTGCAGCTATTCTTGACGTCCATGATTCTGGGCGTGGTGATAGGTGACTTCAAGCTGGGTAGCTCTCCGTTCATCCTCATGCGTGATTTCATGACAGATGCGCCGGTGTTCCAGATGGACCCTAACTTCATACCAAAAGACGGCACGGGTCTGAACCCGCTGTTGCAGAACTACTGGATGGTGATTCACCCGCCGGTGTTGTTCCTGGGCTTCGCGGCTACCCTGGTGCCGTTTGCGTTTGCCATTGCCGGTCTCTGGAAAAAAGACTTCTCTTCCTGGACCAGACCAGCCTTGCCTTGGGCCCTGTTTGCCGCCGGTATCTTAGGTTTGGGGATCATGATGGGAGCCTACTGGGCCTATGAAACCCTCAACTTTGGCGGGTACTGGAACTGGGATCCGGTAGAAAACGCGGTGTACATTCCTTGGTTGGTCCTGGTAGGTGCTATCCATACCTTGTTGGCCTACCGCAAGAGCAAGACCGCCTTGCGTGCCACCTTTATTCTGTTCATCACCTCGTTCGTACTTATTCTGTACGCTACTTTCTTGACGCGTAGCGGTATCCTGGGTAATGCCTCTGTGCACTCCTTTACAGATTTAGGGATGTCTGGTCAGCTATTCACGTACTTGGCAGCGTTCCTGGTATTATCCATAGCTCTGTTGGTGTACCGCTGGAAATACATTCCAACCACAGAAAAAGAAGTGGCCACCTACAACGGCGAGTTCTGGGTGTTTATTGGAGCAGCGGTGCTGTGCCTAGGCGCGTTCCAGGTGTTGGTGACTACCTCCATTCCGGTGTACAACTCGTTCATGGGCTTCATTGGCGTGAAAACCAACATGGCCCTGCCCGCAGACCAGATTGCGCACTATACTAAGTTCCAGCTGTGGATGGGCGTAGGCATCGCCTTGCTTTCTGGTACGGGTCAATTGCTGTGGTGGCGAAAGCAGAACAACGGCGAGAGCATTTCAGATGTGTTCACCCTGCCTTTCATCTTCACGGGCCTTTTCACTGCCCTTCTGCTTTTATTGAGCAAAACGGGCAACATGGGCCTCGCCGACAAAATCAACAACCCGGTGTATATTGTGGTATTAATTTCGGGCTTGTTCGCCTTCTTCAGCAACCTGCGCGTGCTCTTTACGCTGTTGCAGTCTAAAGTAGCCATTGCCGGCGGTGCGGTAGCGCACATTGGAGTGGCCCTCATGCTACTGGGTATTCTCTTTTCTTCGGGGTATTCCAACATCATTTCCAAGAACATGTCTGGGTTGGTATATGCCCGTGAGTTTGGCGATGATATTAACCGTGACAACGTATTGCTGTGGCGCAATGATGCCACAGACATGGGCCCGTACAAGGTAACTTACAAAGGCCAGTACCTGGAGGTAGAAAACCTTCCAGAGTATGTGAACAAGCAGATGCTGTTCAGGCTGGCAGATGAATACAAGGCAGTGGCCCGTGGTCCGTTGAAAGACGGCGATGAGGTGATTTATAATGCCGGAGATACCATCAACCTTACTTCACCGGAAAACACTTATTACCAGGTAGAGTACAAGCACCGTGAAAGCGGTGATACGTTTACCTTGTACCCACGCGCGCAGGTGAATAAAGAGATGGGCCTTTTGGCTTCGCCAGACGTGAAAATGATGGGCACCAAAGACCTGTACACACACGTTTCTACCATTCCAGACCCCAATGAGGCCAAGGAGTGGGGCGAGATGAAAGAGTATGAGGTGAAGATAGGCGACACCCTGTTCATCAATGACTACGTAGCGGTCTTGAAAGGCATTGAAGCCGCCAAAGACACCCTGATGTTGCAACTGAAACCCGGCGATGTGGCTGTGCAGGCGGACATGCAGATTCTGGGTGAGCGCCGCACGTACCATGCGCACCCCATCTATGCCATCAAAGACCGTATGGTGGGCCGCGTGCCAGAAGAGATTGAAGACCTGGGCATGCGCATCATGCTGCTGGAGATCAACCCAGACAAAGGCCGCTTCATCATTGGTATCAACACCACCCAGAAGGACTACATCATCCTGAAGGCTATGGAGAAACCCTTCATCAGTATTCTCTGGATTGGTACCATCATCATGACCATTGGCTTTACCATGGCCATTGTACGCCATTACAATGACGGCAAGACCAAAGGTGGCAAAGCAGTGTCTAACAAGAAAACCACCGTCCGGGAAAAGCAGATTGCCTAA
- a CDS encoding Rossmann-like and DUF2520 domain-containing protein: MLPETQRQEVSIASPRVALIGAGNVATHLAQGLKAAGVDLAWMYSRTQAHAQELAQNVGVQAISHPDFTQAPPADVYVLAIPDQALAQLAQLAKFPEQTLVVHTSGAQPLQVLNALAGVRKGVFYPVQTFSKEKAVNWKSIPICVEAELAEDEQLLKRLGCLLSDQVEVLRGEDRKQLHLAAVFACNFTNHLWGIAQELLQKAQLPAHLLEPLMQETLEKARQFPPFTVQTGPAQRGDDNTIQAHLQLLQDAPQYQELYRVLTHSIQTTASDFGLFSGKQAKND; the protein is encoded by the coding sequence ATGTTACCAGAAACCCAACGCCAGGAAGTCTCCATCGCTTCACCCAGAGTGGCCCTGATAGGGGCGGGCAACGTTGCCACGCACTTGGCCCAGGGCCTGAAGGCCGCCGGCGTAGACTTAGCCTGGATGTATAGCCGCACGCAGGCCCACGCCCAGGAGCTGGCGCAAAATGTGGGAGTGCAGGCCATCTCGCACCCAGACTTCACCCAGGCCCCACCCGCAGATGTCTATGTGCTGGCAATTCCAGACCAGGCGTTGGCGCAACTAGCGCAGCTGGCCAAATTTCCAGAGCAGACTTTGGTGGTGCATACCTCAGGCGCGCAGCCTTTGCAGGTGCTAAATGCTCTTGCAGGGGTGAGGAAAGGCGTGTTTTATCCAGTGCAGACGTTCAGCAAGGAGAAGGCCGTGAATTGGAAGAGCATTCCCATTTGCGTGGAGGCAGAACTGGCTGAAGATGAACAACTGTTAAAGCGCCTGGGCTGCCTTTTGTCTGATCAGGTAGAAGTGCTGCGCGGCGAAGACCGAAAACAACTGCACCTGGCCGCCGTCTTTGCCTGTAATTTTACCAACCATTTGTGGGGCATTGCGCAGGAATTGTTGCAGAAGGCGCAGCTGCCTGCTCATTTATTGGAACCGCTCATGCAGGAGACGCTGGAGAAGGCGCGTCAGTTTCCGCCGTTCACGGTACAGACCGGACCCGCCCAGCGTGGGGATGACAACACCATTCAAGCACATTTGCAACTGCTGCAAGACGCGCCTCAATACCAGGAGTTGTACCGCGTTCTCACGCACAGCATCCAGACCACCGCCTCTGATTTTGGCTTGTTTTCTGGAAAACAGGCCAAAAACGACTGA
- a CDS encoding 2Fe-2S iron-sulfur cluster-binding protein yields the protein MKVVNIIYKFEDGTPDETHLGAEGESVLDVALNNGVQLQHNCGGVCGCSTCHVYIESGMDDLPEITDKEEDFIDRAVNPRINSRLACQCVVQGGQDLVVTIPKQDFLGH from the coding sequence ATGAAAGTCGTCAATATAATATATAAGTTCGAAGACGGTACCCCAGATGAAACCCATCTGGGCGCCGAAGGAGAGTCTGTGCTGGATGTAGCCCTCAACAACGGAGTACAATTGCAGCATAACTGCGGCGGCGTGTGCGGCTGCAGCACCTGCCATGTCTACATTGAAAGCGGCATGGATGACCTGCCCGAAATCACGGACAAGGAAGAGGACTTCATTGACCGCGCGGTGAACCCGCGCATCAACTCCAGGCTTGCGTGCCAGTGCGTGGTGCAAGGTGGCCAGGACCTGGTGGTTACCATTCCCAAGCAAGATTTCCTAGGACACTAA
- the iscX gene encoding Fe-S cluster assembly protein IscX has protein sequence MNTSYEPPINWADHEDIAMALYEKFGDEFGESKIYRIRFTDLLEWILTLPNFEGTREQANEGHLEQIQAAWVYEWRDNQ, from the coding sequence ATGAATACATCATATGAACCGCCTATCAACTGGGCAGACCATGAGGATATTGCCATGGCGCTTTATGAGAAGTTTGGCGATGAGTTCGGCGAAAGCAAAATCTACCGCATCAGGTTCACAGATCTGCTGGAGTGGATCTTGACCCTGCCTAATTTTGAAGGAACCCGTGAGCAGGCCAATGAAGGCCACCTGGAGCAGATTCAGGCCGCCTGGGTGTATGAGTGGAGAGACAATCAATAG
- a CDS encoding KdsC family phosphatase, translating to MQALPDFRNISTFIFDVDGVLTDGTLMCFSTGEQARSFNIKDGYAIKHALKKGYRVAIISGRNEPGVRKRLEQLDIKDIYLGVENKLDTCQNYLYFHGIEPDTVVFMGDDMPDLEVMEYCGISACPADAAIDICDISQYVAAAEGGKGAARELIEMVMKLQKRW from the coding sequence ATGCAAGCGCTTCCAGACTTCCGGAACATTTCCACCTTCATCTTTGACGTGGACGGCGTGCTCACAGACGGTACCCTCATGTGTTTTTCTACGGGAGAGCAGGCGCGGTCCTTCAACATCAAGGACGGCTACGCCATCAAGCACGCGCTTAAAAAAGGCTATCGGGTGGCCATCATCTCGGGACGCAATGAGCCGGGCGTTCGCAAGCGCTTGGAGCAACTGGACATCAAGGACATTTACCTGGGCGTGGAGAACAAACTGGACACCTGCCAGAACTACCTCTACTTCCATGGCATTGAGCCAGACACGGTGGTGTTCATGGGAGATGACATGCCTGACCTGGAAGTGATGGAATACTGTGGCATTTCGGCGTGCCCGGCAGACGCCGCCATTGACATCTGTGACATAAGCCAGTACGTGGCCGCGGCAGAAGGTGGCAAGGGCGCCGCCCGCGAATTGATTGAGATGGTGATGAAATTACAGAAGCGCTGGTAA
- a CDS encoding cold-shock protein, with product MKTGTVKFFNESKGYGFITEEGTNEDFFVHVTGLNGIQIQQHDKVEFDTKEGKKGINAVNVKKL from the coding sequence ATGAAAACAGGAACGGTTAAATTCTTCAACGAATCCAAAGGCTACGGCTTTATCACCGAAGAAGGCACCAATGAGGATTTCTTTGTACACGTGACAGGCCTCAACGGAATCCAGATCCAACAGCATGACAAAGTGGAATTCGACACCAAAGAAGGTAAAAAAGGCATTAACGCGGTAAACGTAAAAAAACTCTAA
- a CDS encoding geranylgeranylglycerol-phosphate geranylgeranyltransferase, which translates to MKNLLSLIRFPNLMIMLLTQVLVRLCLVFPERSLAKSFTWPFGVLLLATFCIGAAGYIINDYYDLKIDRINKPERIVVGKGLTRRKAMMLHLYLSLVSVTLGALLGWRIGLVYLGTGLLLWGYSAQLKKRPLVGNITVALLAGAMVLVVPLQAGQPSLAAWAYGVFAFLVTLIREIIKDMEDVQGDASFRCETLPILLGLPKTKWVLYFLLVCFWVFTAAVMVHEWESRLLVVYLFIGVVLPSLVLLRQLFYADRKRDFAQLSWLCKGIMVTGILSMLVWH; encoded by the coding sequence GTGAAAAATCTCCTGTCTCTAATTCGGTTTCCCAATCTGATGATCATGCTGCTCACGCAGGTGCTGGTGCGGTTGTGTTTGGTATTTCCAGAACGGAGCCTGGCCAAGTCGTTTACCTGGCCGTTTGGGGTGCTGCTGCTGGCTACCTTCTGCATTGGCGCGGCTGGCTATATCATCAATGACTACTATGACCTTAAGATAGACCGCATCAACAAGCCAGAGCGCATTGTGGTGGGCAAGGGCCTTACCCGCAGAAAAGCCATGATGCTGCACCTGTACCTCTCCCTGGTCAGCGTGACGCTGGGTGCCTTGCTGGGCTGGCGCATTGGCCTGGTCTACCTGGGCACGGGACTGTTGTTGTGGGGGTATTCGGCGCAGTTGAAGAAGCGCCCGCTGGTGGGCAATATAACCGTGGCCTTGCTAGCGGGCGCCATGGTGCTGGTGGTGCCCTTGCAGGCGGGCCAGCCGTCCCTGGCTGCGTGGGCGTACGGCGTGTTTGCCTTTTTGGTGACGTTGATTAGGGAAATCATCAAAGACATGGAAGACGTGCAGGGCGATGCCTCTTTCAGGTGTGAGACGCTGCCTATCCTGCTGGGACTACCCAAGACCAAGTGGGTGCTGTACTTTCTGCTGGTGTGTTTCTGGGTCTTTACCGCGGCCGTGATGGTGCATGAGTGGGAATCCAGACTGCTGGTGGTTTATCTGTTCATTGGCGTGGTATTGCCGTCTCTGGTGCTTCTGCGCCAACTCTTCTACGCTGACCGGAAGCGCGACTTTGCGCAGTTAAGCTGGCTCTGCAAGGGCATCATGGTAACGGGCATCTTGTCTATGCTAGTGTGGCACTAG
- the porZ gene encoding type IX secretion system anionic LPS delivery protein PorZ yields MALSSAKFWASLFWVWLLALGAQAQTSTLPIGSWQLHVPNNRAKALTETPNSVYVATEDGFFRLAKEDNHLQILTRTDGFSDVNLSSVRYDSAAATLVVAYENTNLDLVQDGKIKNLTDLLRKQLPGIKTIYHLYTHQKKAYLSTSFGLVVIDLVKLEVKDTYANLGPQGEGVQVYSSTILQDSLFIASSSGVMVAALQNANLLDYRNWRRFGPAQGLPAQGTSNARTLAAFQGKVYVGMNGSGLYQYQNNAWQKAPFSTPDNQFASLETNGVKLVLASGIAVLEVNANNEAIIYTNSSLASVRMAIPAKDGGIWVADYVNGLVQLKNNTVQVFAPNGPAFVDVFSLYADKDTLTVLGGGFNQSYLQAGSNAGFYQYQNGQWTSYNRFSGGAFPGHVRDLVAAVRNPVTGKFYLASYGGGLLEWDGLNKVTLYNETNSPLRSAIPGNQDFVRITSLAVDSEGHVWVVNRNQQANAPGLFELLPDGTWKSHPFNFPFSNALDKILIDNEGYKWLTVSTNAPGAGLVVYNDLDKTYRYIGGPGEGGLPGAQVYSMALDNKGEIWVGTGAGVAVFSSGAEVFSSGGSAAYLPIYERRPLLQGQVVRSIAVDGANRKWMGTDNGVWLFSETGEELVANFTTKNSPLPSDKIRDIAINHGTGEVFIGTEAGVAAYRGTATKTETINKDCLQVFPNPVRAGYTGSIGISGLPNNGWVKITDTSGKLVFEGRSNGGTFVWNGRDYNGSKAKPGVYLVLAGSEDGSETCSAKIAVQ; encoded by the coding sequence ATGGCGCTTTCTTCTGCAAAGTTCTGGGCGAGTCTATTCTGGGTTTGGCTGCTGGCGTTGGGAGCCCAGGCCCAAACCTCCACGCTGCCCATCGGCTCTTGGCAGCTGCATGTGCCCAACAACCGCGCCAAGGCCCTCACAGAAACGCCCAATTCCGTTTATGTAGCCACCGAAGACGGTTTCTTCCGGCTGGCCAAGGAAGACAACCACCTGCAAATCTTAACCCGCACCGATGGCTTCAGTGATGTGAATCTGAGCAGCGTGCGGTATGACTCGGCGGCGGCTACGCTGGTGGTGGCCTATGAGAACACCAACCTGGACCTGGTGCAGGACGGCAAAATCAAGAACCTCACAGACCTGCTGCGCAAGCAACTACCTGGCATAAAAACCATCTACCATCTATACACGCACCAGAAGAAAGCCTACCTCTCCACGTCGTTCGGGTTGGTGGTGATTGACCTGGTGAAGCTGGAAGTGAAAGACACCTATGCCAACCTGGGTCCGCAGGGCGAAGGTGTTCAGGTCTACAGTTCCACCATCCTTCAAGACAGCTTGTTTATTGCCTCTTCCTCTGGGGTCATGGTCGCGGCTTTGCAAAATGCTAACCTGCTGGACTACAGAAACTGGCGGCGGTTTGGCCCCGCGCAAGGCTTGCCTGCCCAAGGTACAAGTAACGCCAGAACCTTAGCGGCTTTTCAGGGGAAGGTGTACGTGGGCATGAATGGCAGCGGGCTCTATCAATACCAGAACAATGCCTGGCAGAAGGCCCCTTTCTCTACACCAGACAACCAGTTTGCCTCTCTAGAAACCAACGGCGTGAAGCTGGTGCTGGCCAGCGGTATCGCCGTTCTGGAAGTCAATGCTAATAATGAGGCCATTATCTATACAAATTCTTCCCTTGCCTCGGTGCGCATGGCTATTCCGGCCAAAGATGGGGGCATTTGGGTAGCGGATTATGTGAACGGGTTGGTGCAGCTTAAGAATAACACGGTACAAGTGTTTGCGCCCAACGGCCCCGCGTTTGTAGATGTGTTCAGCTTGTACGCAGATAAGGACACGCTCACGGTGCTGGGCGGGGGCTTTAATCAATCCTATTTACAGGCCGGTTCCAACGCAGGATTCTACCAGTACCAGAACGGCCAGTGGACCAGCTACAACCGGTTCAGCGGCGGCGCTTTCCCTGGCCATGTGCGGGATTTGGTGGCTGCCGTGCGTAACCCGGTGACCGGCAAGTTCTATCTGGCCAGCTACGGCGGCGGCCTGCTGGAATGGGACGGCTTGAACAAAGTGACTCTTTACAATGAAACCAACAGCCCACTGCGCAGCGCCATTCCCGGTAACCAGGATTTCGTGCGCATAACCAGTCTGGCGGTAGATTCAGAGGGCCACGTGTGGGTGGTGAACAGAAACCAACAGGCCAACGCGCCCGGCTTGTTTGAGCTGCTGCCAGACGGCACCTGGAAATCCCATCCCTTCAATTTCCCTTTCAGCAACGCCTTAGATAAGATCCTGATTGACAACGAAGGCTACAAATGGCTCACCGTGAGCACCAACGCCCCCGGCGCCGGCCTGGTGGTGTACAATGACCTTGACAAAACCTACCGGTACATTGGTGGCCCCGGCGAAGGCGGCCTGCCCGGAGCGCAGGTGTACAGCATGGCCCTGGACAACAAAGGCGAAATCTGGGTGGGTACCGGAGCGGGCGTAGCCGTGTTTAGCAGTGGGGCAGAGGTGTTTTCTTCTGGCGGTTCTGCGGCTTATCTTCCCATTTATGAACGCCGGCCCTTGCTGCAAGGCCAGGTGGTGCGCAGCATTGCCGTAGACGGGGCCAACCGCAAATGGATGGGCACTGACAACGGCGTATGGCTCTTCAGTGAGACCGGCGAGGAGCTGGTTGCCAACTTTACCACCAAGAACAGCCCGCTGCCTTCAGACAAGATCAGAGACATTGCCATCAACCATGGCACCGGCGAGGTGTTCATAGGGACGGAGGCCGGCGTGGCCGCCTACAGAGGCACTGCCACCAAGACCGAGACCATTAACAAAGACTGTCTGCAGGTGTTTCCTAATCCGGTGAGGGCGGGCTATACGGGCTCCATTGGCATCTCAGGGCTGCCCAACAACGGCTGGGTAAAGATCACAGACACAAGCGGCAAACTGGTCTTTGAAGGGCGCTCCAACGGCGGAACCTTCGTCTGGAACGGCCGCGACTACAACGGCAGCAAGGCCAAGCCCGGGGTCTACCTGGTACTGGCGGGCTCTGAAGACGGCAGTGAGACCTGTTCTGCCAAAATTGCCGTACAATAA